One part of the Oncorhynchus clarkii lewisi isolate Uvic-CL-2024 chromosome 7, UVic_Ocla_1.0, whole genome shotgun sequence genome encodes these proteins:
- the LOC139414189 gene encoding agouti signaling protein 1 produces the protein MNSLFLLSCLSSTWFLIVYSHMILEEKLYTNKSSSSVLQHGSLSDAPPIVIVELPKTAKKKKNKKPRKNKFNVKNKRPPPPPNCVPLWGSCKTPDNVCCEHCAFCHCRLFKTVCYCRMGNPQC, from the exons ATGAATTCCCTGTTTCTCCTGAGCTGTCTAAGCTCCACCTGGTTTCTTATAGTGTACTCACACATGATACTGGAGGAAAAGCTCTACACCAATAAGTCTTCTTCCTCGGTTCTACAGCATGGGAGCCTGTCAGATGCACCACCCATCGTCATTGTAG AGTTACCCAAAACcgcaaagaagaaaaaaaacaagaaaccaAGAAAG AACAAATTCAACGTCAAAAACAAGCGTCCACCTCCTCCCCCCAACTGCGTGCCATTGTGGGGAAGCTGCAAAACACCCGATAATGTGTGTTGTGAGCACTGCGCTTTCTGCCACTGCCGCCTCTTCAAGACTGTGTGCTATTGTCGAATGGGTAACCCGCAGTGTTGA